The Lewinellaceae bacterium genome has a segment encoding these proteins:
- the pcaF gene encoding 3-oxoadipyl-CoA thiolase: MQSYIIDAVRTPVGNFTGMLSTIRTDDLAAHVIKALIERHPNLPAEAIDDVILGCANQAGEDNRNVARMALLLAGLPFSVPGETVNRLCASGMSAAIHAHRAIQAGDGDLFITGGVEHMTRGPWVISKVSKPFGRDAEMHDSSFGWRFVNPKMKALYGVDGMGNTAENLAEKYKISREDQDKFAFWSQKKATAARDSGRLREEIVPVEIPRRKGDSFIFEQDEFIRPDTTLEVLAKLRPAFKKAEEGGSVTAGNASGLNDGAAAMLIASDAAVGKYHLKPLTRIVSSAVAGVEPRIMGIGPVKAANKALAKAGLTLWDMDIIEINEAFAVQVLACTRQWGIEDDDLRINPNGGGIAIGHPLGMTGARILQTASIELHKRQKRYALVTMCIGVGQGYAVILEKV; encoded by the coding sequence ATGCAGAGTTATATAATAGATGCGGTACGCACTCCTGTCGGTAATTTTACAGGGATGCTTTCAACTATCCGGACAGATGACCTGGCGGCCCATGTCATCAAGGCTCTTATTGAACGTCATCCAAACCTACCTGCTGAAGCCATTGATGATGTTATTCTGGGCTGCGCCAACCAGGCCGGGGAAGACAATCGTAATGTGGCCAGGATGGCCTTGTTGCTGGCCGGACTTCCATTTAGTGTACCCGGGGAAACCGTAAACAGGCTTTGCGCCTCGGGCATGTCCGCAGCGATCCATGCTCACAGAGCAATCCAGGCCGGGGATGGAGATTTGTTTATTACCGGTGGGGTGGAGCACATGACCCGAGGCCCGTGGGTGATTTCAAAAGTTTCAAAACCTTTTGGACGGGATGCGGAAATGCATGATTCCAGTTTTGGGTGGCGGTTTGTAAATCCTAAAATGAAGGCATTATACGGGGTGGACGGAATGGGAAATACTGCTGAAAACCTGGCTGAAAAATATAAAATCAGTAGAGAGGATCAGGATAAATTTGCTTTTTGGTCTCAGAAGAAAGCAACAGCAGCCCGTGATTCAGGCCGTTTGCGAGAAGAAATCGTGCCTGTTGAAATTCCCCGTCGGAAGGGAGATTCTTTTATTTTCGAACAGGATGAATTCATCAGGCCCGATACCACGCTTGAGGTATTGGCTAAACTGCGGCCCGCTTTTAAAAAGGCTGAAGAAGGGGGGAGCGTTACGGCAGGAAATGCCTCAGGATTAAATGACGGTGCAGCCGCTATGCTCATCGCTTCAGATGCAGCAGTGGGGAAATACCATTTGAAACCACTGACCCGTATTGTCTCCTCAGCGGTGGCAGGTGTTGAACCAAGAATAATGGGTATCGGACCGGTAAAAGCGGCCAACAAAGCGCTGGCTAAAGCTGGCCTGACCCTGTGGGATATGGATATCATTGAGATCAACGAAGCCTTTGCCGTCCAGGTGCTCGCCTGTACCCGGCAATGGGGCATCGAAGATGATGATCTTCGCATCAACCCCAATGGGGGAGGAATCGCCATCGGCCATCCACTGGGTATGACCGGTGCAAGGATTTTGCAGACTGCTTCGATCGAATTACATAAACGACAAAAGAGGTATGCATTAGTAACCATGTGCATTGGTGTAGGACAGGGCTATGCCGTTATTTTGGAAAAAGTTTAA
- a CDS encoding DMT family transporter yields the protein MKVKSIPVSENSLGLILVMLGAVAFSSKAVLVKLAYREGIDALNLLTLRMLFALPFYVLLAYFTSRQAAYKLTKKDFIFIGITGILGYYLASLFDFWGLEYITASMERLVLFAYPSITLIFGAVFFKTPIVRSQYVALIFTYLGIFVIFAGDVSIESQKDLIIGGVLVFTCAITYSLYLTGSGFLIPKIGAIRYTAYALIFAAFAVFFHYFLARDFHLFDFSARIYGLSLIMAIVATVIPTLLVSYGIRLIGAGNTALTSSIGPVSTLTLAYFLLGERLSLVQVLGSLLILAGVLYLSAAKNKK from the coding sequence GTGAAGGTAAAATCTATCCCTGTCAGTGAAAATTCCTTGGGACTGATCCTGGTGATGCTTGGAGCAGTGGCCTTTTCGAGCAAAGCCGTATTGGTCAAACTCGCTTACCGGGAAGGTATTGATGCGCTTAACCTGCTTACGCTTCGTATGTTGTTTGCGCTCCCGTTTTATGTTTTGCTGGCTTATTTTACCAGTAGACAGGCTGCCTATAAGCTGACAAAAAAAGATTTTATTTTCATTGGGATTACAGGAATTTTGGGATATTACCTGGCCAGTTTGTTTGATTTTTGGGGTCTGGAGTATATAACTGCGAGTATGGAGCGACTGGTTTTGTTTGCCTATCCTTCCATCACTTTGATTTTCGGGGCGGTATTTTTTAAAACACCAATTGTAAGATCGCAGTATGTCGCTCTGATCTTTACTTATTTGGGTATTTTTGTCATTTTTGCCGGTGATGTGAGTATTGAAAGTCAGAAAGATCTGATTATAGGGGGCGTCCTGGTATTCACCTGTGCGATAACTTATTCCCTTTATTTGACAGGAAGTGGATTTCTAATTCCCAAAATAGGAGCGATTAGGTATACAGCTTATGCCCTGATTTTTGCGGCTTTTGCCGTATTTTTTCATTATTTTCTGGCCAGGGATTTTCACCTGTTTGATTTTAGTGCCAGGATTTATGGATTGTCCCTGATCATGGCTATTGTTGCTACGGTTATTCCTACTTTGCTGGTATCGTATGGCATTCGTTTAATCGGGGCTGGAAATACGGCCCTGACGAGCAGCATTGGCCCGGTTTCGACTTTAACTCTTGCTTATTTCCTATTGGGAGAGCGATTGAGCTTGGTTCAGGTTCTTGGAAGTTTGTTAATATTAGCCGGAGTATTATATTTGTCGGCAGCAAAAAATAAAAAATGA
- a CDS encoding TonB-dependent receptor → MNFLKWNAGLCLSLFFMAQLNAQTELRGRITNMNEEPLFGASIFVEGTRKGTISGDEGKYSIQGLDPGEYTVVFRFIGHEPEEVPVKIMENSSRFLLNIRLKEQVYTLEMLEVLAIRADHKTPMTYSEISKETFEKNNLGQDVPYLLEWTPSVVVTSDAGTGIGYTGMRIRGTDAERINVTINDIPLNDAESQRVYWVDLPDFASSADNIQIQRGVGTSTNGVAAFGGSINLKTNDLQQNAYANINTAVGSFNTFKRNIRFGSGLISNKFTFDGRLARVTSDGYVDRASADLNAFALSGAYLGKNSLLRFNIFSGHEITYQAWNGISEEEAKDPELRTYNSAGADLPGKDNFYDNEVDDYQQTHYQLLYDNQLSSHWKLKLGLHLTRGAGFYENYIGGVSFNSYGLDPGPVPDSIQTTDLVRKKWLDNDFYGGVYSLTYHNNSQKFQAIFGGAYHIYKGHHFGEVTWARYSVNEMPFRYYENDASKNDFNFYTKLNYNLLPGLYAFADMQYRKVHYEFLGIDDDLKNVRQSDDLDFFNPKAGLLFQLNKKTELYGSFAIANREPNRNDYTDNPASQRPKSERLFNTELGYKWRTDKSLIEVVLYHMYYRDQLALDGHINDVGEYTRINVDQSYRAGIELIGGLKLPAGFDFNANATFSQNKVVAFTNHLDDWDLGGQQEVRYENTDLPFSPKVVAGAELMYHPLFVKKAKKQNLELALQYKYVGKQFLDLTSDDQLALDPYSYLNARVKYSLFPAFAKEISLTIMIRNLFNQLYESNGWAYSYIYEGQTSYLKGLYPQAGRNYMVGLSVAF, encoded by the coding sequence ATGAATTTTCTAAAATGGAATGCAGGGCTTTGCCTTAGTCTGTTCTTTATGGCACAGCTTAACGCCCAAACGGAACTCCGGGGTCGGATTACCAATATGAACGAAGAACCTCTCTTCGGTGCCAGTATCTTTGTGGAAGGTACCAGAAAGGGAACCATCTCGGGCGATGAGGGGAAATATTCAATCCAGGGATTGGACCCCGGAGAATATACTGTCGTATTTCGCTTTATCGGCCATGAACCGGAAGAAGTTCCGGTAAAAATCATGGAAAACTCTTCCAGATTTTTACTCAATATACGCCTCAAAGAACAGGTTTATACCCTTGAAATGCTGGAGGTTCTGGCTATCAGGGCTGACCACAAAACGCCAATGACTTATTCCGAAATCTCCAAGGAAACTTTCGAAAAAAACAACCTGGGTCAAGATGTGCCCTATCTGCTCGAATGGACGCCTTCCGTTGTGGTAACTTCTGATGCGGGTACCGGCATTGGATATACGGGCATGCGCATCCGGGGGACCGATGCTGAACGCATCAATGTGACCATCAATGATATTCCCCTGAATGATGCTGAATCTCAAAGGGTTTATTGGGTTGACCTCCCCGATTTTGCCAGTTCTGCCGATAATATCCAGATCCAGCGGGGAGTAGGTACTTCTACCAACGGCGTAGCCGCTTTTGGCGGATCGATCAATCTCAAGACCAACGATCTGCAACAAAATGCATATGCCAATATCAATACCGCTGTAGGATCATTTAATACGTTCAAAAGAAATATTCGTTTCGGAAGTGGGTTAATCAGCAACAAATTCACTTTTGATGGACGGCTCGCCCGCGTCACCTCCGACGGTTATGTGGACCGGGCTTCGGCAGATCTAAATGCTTTTGCCCTGTCCGGGGCTTACCTGGGGAAAAACAGTTTACTGCGTTTTAATATTTTCTCCGGTCATGAGATAACTTACCAGGCATGGAATGGAATTTCCGAAGAAGAAGCTAAAGACCCCGAGTTAAGAACTTACAACAGCGCAGGTGCAGATTTGCCCGGAAAGGATAATTTTTATGATAACGAAGTGGATGATTACCAGCAAACCCATTACCAATTATTGTACGACAACCAACTCTCTTCCCATTGGAAACTTAAACTGGGCCTTCACCTGACCCGTGGAGCCGGTTTTTATGAAAATTATATAGGAGGAGTCTCTTTCAACAGTTATGGATTGGATCCGGGACCCGTTCCGGACAGCATTCAAACCACCGACCTGGTGCGGAAAAAGTGGCTCGACAATGATTTTTACGGGGGCGTTTATTCCCTGACTTATCATAATAATTCGCAAAAATTCCAGGCTATTTTTGGCGGAGCCTATCATATTTACAAAGGACACCACTTCGGGGAAGTTACCTGGGCAAGGTATTCCGTAAATGAAATGCCTTTCCGTTATTACGAGAATGACGCCTCAAAGAATGATTTTAATTTTTATACAAAATTGAACTACAACCTTCTCCCGGGTTTGTACGCTTTTGCGGATATGCAATACAGGAAGGTTCACTACGAGTTCCTTGGCATTGATGACGATCTTAAAAACGTCCGTCAATCGGACGATCTGGACTTTTTTAACCCTAAAGCAGGGTTGTTGTTCCAACTTAATAAAAAGACGGAACTCTACGGCTCGTTTGCCATCGCCAACCGGGAGCCCAACCGAAATGACTACACAGACAACCCTGCTTCCCAGCGCCCAAAATCTGAACGCCTGTTCAATACAGAACTCGGCTACAAATGGCGCACCGACAAATCTTTAATCGAGGTCGTCTTATACCATATGTACTATCGCGACCAACTGGCGCTGGACGGGCATATCAATGATGTGGGAGAATACACCCGGATCAATGTGGACCAAAGCTACAGAGCCGGGATCGAACTGATCGGAGGCCTAAAACTTCCTGCGGGTTTCGATTTCAATGCCAATGCGACTTTCAGTCAAAATAAAGTAGTGGCCTTTACCAATCACCTGGACGACTGGGATCTCGGCGGTCAGCAGGAAGTGAGGTACGAAAATACAGATCTGCCTTTTTCTCCAAAAGTCGTCGCAGGGGCAGAACTCATGTACCATCCACTTTTTGTCAAAAAGGCAAAAAAGCAAAACCTGGAACTGGCGTTGCAATATAAATATGTTGGCAAACAATTCCTGGATTTAACCTCTGATGATCAACTCGCCCTTGATCCATACAGTTATCTCAATGCGAGAGTAAAATACTCCCTTTTTCCGGCTTTTGCCAAAGAGATCAGCCTGACCATAATGATCAGGAATTTATTCAACCAACTTTATGAATCCAACGGGTGGGCATACAGTTACATCTATGAAGGCCAGACTTCTTATCTAAAAGGCTTGTATCCTCAGGCCGGAAGAAATTATATGGTGGGACTGAGCGTTGCTTTTTAA
- a CDS encoding T9SS type A sorting domain-containing protein → MKNTITFFVLLFFPFSFLAAQSTFDRVYEVFQQKCIQCHNHNDPSGMLDLEGSGATSALKKAAVFDNIYMATPHNEYASQKGYKIIYPGRADKSFMFRKINGGLEPGIMLAQDAGESMPAYGAEHQLTIEEKELIRQWLLFGAPENNEVVNEQLIHDYYNTNGMAAFPDGPPEAPDAADGFQIKVGPFFIEPAGELEYFTKYELELSENVDVDRIEIIIPSFSHHFILYNFTDGGEAAIPYGFRTNADHSDISLVAAAQESIDLRLPTGSAFIWDQNLVLDLNTHTINYAGANTYKAEAYVNVYTKPAGTAAQEMYTALIPHTDIPIPNNGNVITHTQSVSVSGANDIYVWGMMGHVHKYGTGYKIYERLPGNTLGALLYDGACANGVPGCVSPYFDYQHIPMRYFEPLHQLNFSAQYGIIHQATWVNDGPSPVWWGPTSNDEMMVMIMMYLLDTEGVSTDTYFPENTLEGLQVFPNPVEESFSVKLPPSVQKASLTLFDAYGKQVRFYDADGNGIATFSREGLPSGIYFYTLREEQGRTVSGKILFR, encoded by the coding sequence ATGAAAAATACCATTACCTTTTTTGTCCTGCTGTTCTTTCCCTTTTCATTCTTAGCCGCCCAATCTACCTTTGATCGCGTTTACGAAGTGTTTCAGCAAAAATGTATTCAATGCCATAATCATAACGACCCCAGTGGCATGCTCGATCTTGAAGGCTCTGGAGCCACAAGTGCGCTAAAAAAAGCTGCCGTGTTCGATAATATCTACATGGCTACTCCCCACAATGAATACGCTTCCCAGAAAGGTTACAAGATCATTTACCCGGGCAGGGCGGATAAAAGTTTTATGTTCCGCAAAATAAACGGAGGGCTGGAGCCCGGAATCATGCTGGCGCAGGACGCAGGAGAATCCATGCCGGCTTATGGTGCCGAGCACCAGTTGACGATCGAAGAAAAAGAATTGATCCGCCAATGGCTTTTATTTGGTGCACCTGAAAATAATGAAGTGGTCAATGAGCAACTAATCCACGATTATTACAATACCAATGGCATGGCCGCCTTTCCCGATGGCCCTCCCGAAGCACCTGATGCCGCGGATGGTTTTCAAATAAAGGTGGGGCCATTTTTCATAGAACCTGCCGGTGAACTGGAATATTTCACCAAATATGAACTGGAACTTTCCGAAAATGTCGATGTCGACAGGATCGAGATCATCATTCCTTCTTTTTCTCATCATTTTATTCTCTATAATTTTACTGATGGAGGGGAAGCTGCCATTCCTTACGGGTTCAGGACCAATGCGGATCATTCGGACATCAGCCTGGTGGCCGCTGCCCAGGAATCCATTGACCTGAGATTGCCGACGGGTTCTGCCTTTATCTGGGATCAAAACCTGGTACTGGATCTCAATACGCATACCATCAATTATGCCGGCGCCAATACGTATAAGGCAGAAGCTTATGTAAATGTTTATACCAAGCCGGCGGGAACGGCCGCCCAGGAGATGTATACGGCTCTTATTCCCCATACGGATATTCCCATTCCGAATAACGGCAATGTCATTACCCATACGCAAAGCGTTTCAGTATCCGGGGCCAATGATATTTATGTCTGGGGCATGATGGGGCACGTGCATAAATACGGTACCGGGTACAAAATTTATGAACGTTTGCCCGGGAATACCTTGGGAGCATTGCTTTACGATGGGGCTTGTGCCAATGGAGTGCCCGGATGTGTTTCCCCTTATTTTGATTATCAACACATACCCATGCGATATTTTGAGCCCCTTCACCAGCTCAATTTTAGTGCTCAATACGGAATAATTCACCAGGCCACCTGGGTGAATGACGGCCCGAGCCCTGTTTGGTGGGGCCCTACCTCCAATGACGAAATGATGGTGATGATCATGATGTATCTGCTGGATACAGAAGGCGTGTCCACGGATACTTATTTCCCCGAAAATACACTGGAAGGCCTACAGGTTTTCCCCAACCCGGTTGAAGAATCATTTTCCGTGAAATTGCCTCCTTCCGTTCAGAAGGCCAGCCTCACTCTTTTTGATGCCTATGGCAAACAGGTGCGTTTTTACGATGCTGACGGAAACGGCATTGCTACGTTTAGCCGGGAAGGATTGCCTTCAGGCATTTATTTTTATACATTACGGGAGGAACAGGGCCGGACGGTAAGTGGCAAGATTTTATTCCGTTAA
- a CDS encoding isopenicillin N synthase family oxygenase, with translation MAIESIIAKVDYLDFISGDPLKRQHFIKEFGDSFSRIGFAIVSNHGVTEALRNELFEVAKKFFDLEDSQKIKYENLANAGQRGYISKNRESAKGKNVPDLKEFYHVGQTVTDGDPIKDTYPDNIWPTELPEFEAVCKKVYRTFEETGANLLRAIALYLKLDENYFEDKIHNGNSVLRLLHYYPLENVDHLPPGAVRAAAHGDINLITLLMGANAAGLQAQTLDGHWIDVNPAPNEIVINIGDMLARLTNDRLRSTIHQVVNPTDTELLKKPRYSTPFFLHPRADMDLSSLSSCVSSARPKQYEDITAGKFLDERLKELGLKK, from the coding sequence ATGGCCATAGAAAGTATCATTGCAAAGGTAGATTACCTGGATTTTATTTCCGGTGATCCCTTGAAAAGGCAACATTTCATCAAGGAATTTGGGGACTCATTTTCCAGGATAGGTTTTGCCATCGTTTCCAACCACGGTGTTACTGAAGCTTTAAGGAATGAACTTTTTGAGGTAGCAAAAAAGTTTTTTGACCTGGAGGATTCCCAAAAAATAAAATACGAAAATCTGGCCAATGCGGGTCAACGGGGTTACATCAGTAAAAATCGCGAAAGTGCAAAAGGAAAGAATGTCCCGGATCTCAAAGAATTTTATCACGTAGGTCAGACAGTCACTGATGGAGACCCTATAAAAGATACTTATCCGGATAACATCTGGCCGACAGAGTTGCCGGAATTTGAAGCCGTCTGCAAAAAAGTTTATCGCACCTTCGAAGAAACAGGTGCCAACCTATTACGCGCCATTGCCCTTTACCTTAAACTGGATGAAAACTATTTTGAGGACAAAATTCACAATGGTAACAGCGTGCTTCGTTTGCTTCATTATTATCCACTGGAAAATGTGGACCACCTTCCTCCCGGCGCTGTCCGGGCCGCTGCTCATGGGGACATCAACCTCATCACCTTGCTAATGGGCGCCAATGCTGCAGGGTTACAGGCCCAAACCCTTGATGGGCATTGGATCGATGTAAATCCGGCCCCGAATGAAATCGTCATCAACATTGGGGATATGCTGGCCCGGTTGACCAACGACCGATTGCGGTCCACCATTCACCAGGTTGTCAATCCCACGGACACAGAGTTGCTGAAAAAGCCAAGATACTCGACCCCTTTTTTCCTTCATCCACGTGCCGATATGGACCTATCAAGCTTATCCAGTTGTGTTAGCTCTGCACGTCCCAAACAGTACGAAGATATCACCGCCGGGAAATTTCTCGATGAACGCCTGAAAGAGCTTGGACTAAAGAAATAA
- a CDS encoding tetratricopeptide repeat protein, translating into MGISKSAGPKIFIIIQLLLISLGGLAQQNALADSLLREIQTATEDSLKYNLFQRLSMAYESTNPQFVIDYAEQALALAEKMSDQGKIVTSLNVIGIGYKKKGDLNTSLDYFSRGLEICRANNLTEQQTQFLNNIGLIHANRGDLNEAMKYYHEALNLLDEEKDKLAVANLINNIGIIYFEQGNQEEALGYFERSLVIQRERKDSLGMSIALTNVGESLDRMEKNEEALAKYQEALSISEKINDQYGVSYLLATMGEIRFNEKKYEQASRDFSRALEIADKLEDVEGKARILGLLGKVSQKQGDIQVSNDYCFEALALAQKMGAKQTIRDLYGTISQNYKLFNDYEKAYDYQVLYKEVNDTLFNEEKSRQINELAIQYETKKRDAEVQLLKEEQAKNEALLQRRTIIGWTTALVLLFVSYLAWSLFQTNKRKQTFNKQLQEEVEDRTSELKKSNVKLEKSNKELEQFAYITSHDLKEPLRNIISFTELIERKLNGHLDEETEDYMHTVQGNARQMHALIEGVLEFARIENIDFRNETVDLNNIMGKIKNVLQASIHEDNVELKVGQLPMVTGNASQLFLVLKNLVENAMKYNNNPTPKIEVESKIVDGLCQVSVKDNGIGIDKEYHNKIFDMFQRLHIRKEYNGAGLGLSICKKIVQNLGGDIWVESEPGKGSNFIFSVPLAEKI; encoded by the coding sequence ATGGGGATATCGAAATCGGCCGGGCCTAAAATTTTTATCATTATTCAACTCCTCCTGATTTCTTTGGGGGGACTGGCTCAGCAAAATGCCCTTGCTGACAGCCTGCTTCGTGAGATCCAGACCGCTACTGAAGATTCCTTGAAATACAACTTATTTCAAAGGCTGAGCATGGCTTATGAATCCACCAATCCACAATTTGTAATCGACTATGCCGAACAGGCATTGGCTCTGGCAGAAAAAATGAGCGACCAAGGGAAGATTGTCACCTCTTTGAATGTCATTGGGATCGGGTACAAAAAAAAGGGAGATCTAAATACCTCTTTGGATTATTTCAGCAGAGGTCTCGAAATTTGCCGGGCCAATAATTTAACCGAACAGCAAACACAATTTTTAAACAATATAGGCCTCATCCACGCCAACCGTGGCGACCTCAACGAGGCCATGAAATACTACCATGAAGCGCTGAACCTCTTGGATGAGGAGAAAGACAAACTGGCGGTGGCCAATCTTATCAATAATATCGGCATTATTTATTTTGAACAAGGTAACCAAGAGGAAGCTCTCGGGTACTTTGAACGCTCTCTGGTCATTCAAAGAGAGCGAAAGGATTCACTGGGTATGTCTATTGCCTTGACCAACGTTGGGGAATCATTGGATCGTATGGAAAAGAACGAGGAAGCATTGGCAAAATACCAGGAAGCGCTTTCCATTTCCGAAAAGATCAATGACCAATACGGAGTGAGTTACCTGTTGGCTACTATGGGGGAAATTCGTTTCAACGAAAAAAAATATGAACAGGCATCCCGCGATTTTTCCAGAGCGCTGGAAATTGCCGATAAGCTTGAAGATGTTGAAGGCAAGGCCAGAATTTTGGGCCTTTTAGGCAAAGTTTCTCAAAAACAGGGGGATATTCAGGTATCGAATGATTACTGCTTTGAGGCGCTCGCCCTGGCCCAAAAAATGGGTGCAAAACAAACCATACGGGATTTATACGGTACAATATCTCAAAATTATAAACTGTTCAATGATTATGAAAAGGCCTATGATTACCAAGTCTTGTATAAAGAGGTGAATGATACCCTTTTCAACGAAGAAAAAAGCCGACAGATCAATGAATTAGCGATACAGTATGAAACGAAGAAAAGAGATGCTGAGGTTCAGCTGCTGAAAGAAGAACAGGCCAAAAACGAAGCCTTACTCCAGCGTAGGACTATTATCGGGTGGACTACCGCCCTGGTGCTTTTGTTCGTTTCGTATTTAGCCTGGAGTTTATTTCAGACTAATAAGAGGAAACAAACCTTCAACAAACAGTTGCAGGAAGAAGTGGAGGACAGAACCAGCGAACTCAAAAAATCCAATGTCAAACTGGAAAAATCCAATAAGGAGCTCGAACAATTTGCTTACATCACCTCACATGACCTCAAGGAGCCTTTAAGGAATATCATCAGTTTTACAGAACTTATTGAACGGAAATTGAATGGCCATCTGGACGAGGAGACTGAGGATTATATGCATACCGTACAGGGAAATGCGAGGCAAATGCACGCCTTGATTGAAGGTGTTCTGGAGTTTGCAAGGATAGAGAATATTGATTTTCGCAATGAGACGGTGGATCTGAACAATATTATGGGCAAGATCAAAAATGTGTTGCAGGCCAGTATCCATGAAGATAATGTCGAGCTCAAAGTCGGTCAATTGCCCATGGTAACCGGAAATGCCTCCCAGTTGTTCCTGGTGCTGAAAAACCTGGTCGAAAATGCCATGAAATACAACAATAATCCTACTCCAAAAATTGAAGTGGAAAGTAAAATTGTTGATGGACTTTGCCAGGTTTCTGTTAAAGATAACGGCATTGGAATTGATAAAGAATACCACAACAAAATCTTTGATATGTTCCAGCGACTCCACATTCGTAAAGAATACAATGGAGCAGGCCTGGGGCTTTCCATTTGTAAAAAGATCGTACAGAATTTGGGCGGAGATATTTGGGTGGAAAGTGAACCTGGGAAAGGCAGTAACTTTATTTTTTCAGTTCCGCTTGCTGAGAAAATCTAA
- a CDS encoding trypsin-like peptidase domain-containing protein has translation MKTLKTLLWFVILAAGFFAGVSWNKMDTISESTNEPSVVLVSNSDETSADIGIDGTEMKTIRLFEKSAPSVCFITTSNVRRDFFNRNIMEVPRGTGSGFVWDKEGHIVTNYHVIQGADKAQVTLADHSSWEASLVGVAPEKDLAVLEINAPRDKLAGLPVGESDNLRVGQTVLAIGNPFGLDQSLTTGIVSALGREIESVAGTPIRGAIQTDAAINPGNSGGPLLDSSGRLIGVNTAIYSPSGASAGIGFSIPVDVVKWVVPELIQYGKINRPSMGIEFARPLRNITGALVYDVVEGGPAEKAGIKPTMVDRFGNVKLGDIIIGVGAEKISSSNEVNLALENYKVGEEITVTLLRDEKKMEIKLQLAESQ, from the coding sequence ATGAAAACCTTAAAAACGCTCCTATGGTTCGTCATTCTGGCGGCAGGTTTTTTCGCAGGAGTTTCCTGGAATAAAATGGATACAATATCTGAATCTACAAATGAACCATCTGTGGTTCTGGTCAGCAATTCAGATGAAACATCTGCCGATATAGGTATTGACGGAACGGAAATGAAAACCATTCGGCTCTTTGAAAAGAGTGCTCCGTCTGTTTGTTTTATCACCACTTCTAATGTCCGGAGGGATTTTTTCAACAGGAACATCATGGAAGTCCCTCGCGGAACGGGTTCTGGATTTGTTTGGGACAAGGAAGGTCATATTGTTACCAATTATCACGTTATCCAGGGGGCTGACAAAGCCCAGGTTACCCTGGCTGATCATAGCAGCTGGGAGGCTTCACTGGTGGGGGTTGCGCCGGAGAAGGACCTGGCGGTATTAGAGATCAATGCTCCCAGAGATAAATTGGCCGGTCTCCCGGTGGGGGAATCCGATAACCTTAGAGTAGGACAGACTGTATTGGCCATCGGCAATCCCTTTGGGTTGGACCAATCATTGACAACGGGTATTGTAAGTGCCCTTGGAAGGGAAATTGAATCTGTAGCAGGAACTCCAATCCGTGGAGCCATCCAAACCGATGCTGCCATCAATCCCGGAAATTCCGGCGGCCCGCTACTGGATTCTTCCGGTCGTTTGATTGGAGTAAATACCGCCATTTACAGTCCCTCGGGCGCTTCGGCAGGAATTGGTTTTTCCATTCCGGTAGATGTAGTGAAGTGGGTGGTTCCTGAATTAATCCAATACGGTAAAATCAACCGGCCTTCCATGGGCATTGAATTTGCCCGTCCTCTGCGAAATATTACCGGGGCTTTGGTTTATGATGTGGTGGAAGGTGGCCCGGCCGAGAAAGCGGGCATCAAGCCGACCATGGTGGATCGGTTTGGAAACGTTAAATTAGGAGATATAATCATAGGCGTGGGAGCAGAAAAAATTTCCTCAAGCAATGAAGTGAATCTTGCCCTGGAAAACTATAAGGTTGGTGAAGAAATTACGGTCACTTTGTTGAGAGATGAAAAAAAGATGGAAATAAAACTTCAATTGGCAGAAAGCCAATAA